A region of Deltaproteobacteria bacterium DNA encodes the following proteins:
- a CDS encoding cupredoxin domain-containing protein gives MSGPRRLLVPTAAAVGLLLALAATARAEERSIPLAVAEQGFAPPEIEAAAGERLRLEVTNQTAAAIEFESFELNRERVVPPGRTVAVYVSGLSPGRYEFFDDFHQERRGALVVK, from the coding sequence GTGTCCGGGCCCCGTCGCCTGCTCGTCCCGACAGCTGCCGCGGTGGGCCTCCTCCTCGCGCTAGCCGCGACGGCGCGGGCCGAGGAACGGTCCATCCCGCTGGCCGTCGCCGAGCAGGGCTTCGCGCCCCCCGAGATCGAGGCGGCGGCGGGCGAGCGCCTGCGCCTCGAGGTCACGAACCAGACCGCGGCCGCGATCGAGTTCGAGAGCTTCGAGCTGAACCGCGAGCGCGTCGTGCCGCCGGGGCGGACGGTCGCGGTCTACGTCTCGGGGCTCTCGCCCGGACGCTACGAGTTCTTCGACGACTTCCACCAGGAGCGGCGCGGCGCGCTGGTGGTGAAGTGA
- a CDS encoding transcriptional regulator: MSRLVKRYGNRKLYDTSESRYVTLDEIGRWVKAGEDVKILENDTGEDLTAVTFAQIILEEERRKSGLLSLRVLREIIQHGEAALHNLSATVDRGMEAIRSVPERAGRRMQELVQVGERLGQLQQLVDETVRRSVERVTTLPAFQKEMRRIERSIRALEARIARLRPGSDGQPPSDSSQGGSGT; the protein is encoded by the coding sequence ATGAGCCGCCTGGTCAAGCGCTACGGCAACCGCAAGCTCTACGACACGAGCGAGAGCCGCTACGTGACGCTCGACGAGATCGGCCGCTGGGTGAAGGCCGGCGAGGACGTGAAGATCCTCGAGAACGACACCGGGGAGGACCTGACCGCCGTCACCTTCGCGCAGATCATCCTCGAGGAGGAGCGGCGGAAGAGCGGCCTCCTCTCGCTGCGTGTCCTGCGCGAGATCATCCAGCACGGCGAGGCGGCGCTGCACAACCTGAGCGCCACCGTCGACCGCGGCATGGAGGCGATCCGCTCGGTGCCGGAGCGCGCCGGGCGCCGGATGCAGGAGCTGGTGCAGGTGGGGGAGCGCCTCGGCCAGCTCCAGCAGCTGGTGGACGAGACCGTGCGCCGCTCGGTCGAGCGCGTGACCACGCTCCCCGCCTTCCAGAAGGAGATGCGCCGCATCGAGCGCAGCATCCGCGCCCTCGAGGCGCGCATAGCCCGCCTCCGCCCCGGCAGCGACGGCCAGCCGCCGTCCGATTCGAGCCAGGGCGGCAGCGGGACCTGA
- a CDS encoding transcriptional repressor: MRRFEQALRERGLKSTSQRDDIARVFFGAEEHLSIEELYTAVKKVNPRVGYATVYRTLKLLKEVGLAAERHFDDGQARFEPVEAESQHHDHIICERCGKIVEFASQELERLQDRIGRFLGFVVGRHRMELYGICAECREGRRRSSRLEHGVHRV; this comes from the coding sequence ATGCGGCGGTTCGAGCAGGCGCTGCGCGAGCGGGGCCTCAAGTCGACCTCGCAGCGGGACGACATCGCGCGCGTGTTCTTCGGCGCCGAGGAGCACCTCTCGATCGAGGAGCTCTACACGGCGGTCAAGAAGGTGAACCCGCGCGTCGGCTACGCCACCGTCTACCGCACGCTCAAGCTGCTCAAGGAGGTCGGCCTCGCCGCCGAGCGTCACTTCGACGACGGCCAGGCGCGCTTCGAGCCGGTCGAGGCCGAGAGCCAGCACCACGACCACATCATCTGCGAGCGCTGCGGCAAGATCGTCGAGTTCGCGAGCCAGGAGCTGGAGCGCCTGCAGGACCGTATCGGGCGCTTCCTCGGCTTCGTGGTGGGGCGCCACCGCATGGAGCTCTACGGCATCTGCGCCGAGTGCCGCGAAGGCCGCCGGCGCTCCTCCCGCCTCGAGCACGGTGTGCACCGGGTCTGA
- a CDS encoding universal stress protein: MIKTILVALDGSEHADAALRYALWLAERVRATVLGLHVIDVVSIEGSFLHDISGSLGFEPYLDFSAKMREALRERGRLLLETFTKRCAERGVPCDTTLATGIVANEICDQARVADLVVIGHRGVNEQFSTGLLGSTTESVTRKSPKPVFVSPMRFKEIGRPLLAYDGSQRASAAMHAAAEVTSALSLPLTVIHVGREEAADGTRVLDEARRYLHSYGIALTCETITGHPHQRIVDVIREHGHDLLFIGAYGHSRIIEMVLGSTTEFVLRNSPCPVFLAR, encoded by the coding sequence ATGATCAAGACCATCCTGGTCGCGCTCGACGGCTCCGAGCACGCAGACGCCGCCCTCCGGTACGCCCTCTGGCTCGCCGAGCGCGTGCGCGCCACGGTCCTCGGCCTGCACGTCATCGACGTGGTCTCGATCGAGGGCTCCTTCCTGCACGACATCTCCGGCTCGCTCGGCTTCGAACCCTACCTCGACTTCTCCGCCAAGATGCGCGAGGCGCTGCGCGAGCGCGGCCGGTTGCTGCTGGAGACGTTCACCAAGCGCTGCGCCGAGCGCGGCGTGCCCTGCGACACCACGCTCGCCACCGGCATCGTCGCCAACGAGATCTGCGACCAGGCTCGGGTTGCGGATCTGGTGGTGATCGGTCACCGGGGCGTGAACGAGCAGTTCTCGACCGGGCTGCTCGGCTCGACCACGGAGTCGGTGACCCGCAAATCGCCGAAGCCCGTGTTCGTGTCGCCCATGCGCTTCAAGGAGATCGGCCGCCCGCTCCTCGCCTACGACGGCTCGCAGCGCGCGAGCGCCGCCATGCACGCCGCCGCCGAGGTGACGAGCGCGCTCTCCCTGCCACTCACGGTCATCCACGTCGGGCGCGAGGAGGCGGCCGACGGGACGCGCGTGCTCGACGAGGCGCGCCGCTACCTCCACTCGTACGGGATCGCCCTCACCTGCGAGACGATCACCGGCCATCCGCACCAGCGCATCGTCGACGTCATCCGCGAGCACGGCCACGACCTGCTGTTCATCGGCGCCTACGGGCACTCGCGCATCATCGAGATGGTGCTCGGCAGCACGACGGAGTTCGTGCTGCGCAACAGCCCCTGCCCGGTGTTCCTGGCGCGCTGA
- a CDS encoding high-affinity Fe2+/Pb2+ permease — protein MIETLLIMWRESLEAALVVGILLTYLARSGERAGMRYVWAGALGAVVAAVAMGLVSNGAAARLGPDAQELLQVGVLLLAVGVLSWMVVWMHRNARQIGGDLRRRADRALATGRLLGLAAIAFAAVFREGVEAVLFLWGVVVQRGDVGAPALLAAGVAGAGLAAGTAWLFFRGFAFLNLHTFFRVTGILLLLVAAGLLTAGVNKLIGLGYLSPIKPQVWNTAWLLRDDSLLGALLGALVGYRSRPSLLEVLAFATYLPAMGWALHRADVAARGAAERSPACSAA, from the coding sequence GTGATCGAGACGCTGCTCATCATGTGGCGCGAGTCACTCGAGGCGGCGCTCGTCGTCGGTATCCTGCTCACGTATCTGGCGCGCAGCGGCGAGCGCGCGGGCATGCGCTACGTGTGGGCGGGTGCGCTCGGGGCGGTGGTCGCTGCGGTCGCGATGGGGCTCGTGTCGAACGGGGCGGCCGCCCGCCTCGGCCCCGACGCGCAGGAGCTGCTGCAGGTGGGCGTCCTGCTGCTCGCCGTGGGCGTGCTCAGCTGGATGGTGGTGTGGATGCATCGGAACGCGCGCCAGATCGGCGGCGACCTCCGGCGCCGGGCGGACCGCGCGCTCGCCACCGGGCGGCTGCTCGGGCTCGCCGCCATCGCCTTCGCCGCCGTCTTCCGCGAGGGCGTGGAGGCCGTGCTCTTCCTGTGGGGCGTGGTCGTGCAGCGCGGCGACGTGGGCGCCCCGGCGCTCCTCGCCGCGGGCGTCGCCGGAGCCGGGCTCGCGGCGGGCACCGCGTGGCTCTTCTTCCGCGGCTTCGCGTTCCTGAACCTGCACACCTTCTTCCGCGTGACCGGCATCCTCCTCCTGCTGGTGGCGGCCGGCCTCCTCACCGCGGGGGTGAACAAGCTGATCGGCCTCGGCTACCTCTCGCCGATCAAGCCGCAGGTCTGGAACACGGCCTGGCTCTTGCGCGACGACAGCCTGCTCGGCGCGCTGCTCGGCGCGCTTGTCGGGTACCGCTCCCGTCCCTCGCTCCTCGAGGTGCTCGCCTTCGCGACCTACCTGCCCGCCATGGGCTGGGCGCTGCACCGTGCCGACGTGGCGGCGCGGGGCGCGGCCGAGCGGAGCCCGGCGTGCTCGGCGGCCTGA